A stretch of the Perca fluviatilis chromosome 17, GENO_Pfluv_1.0, whole genome shotgun sequence genome encodes the following:
- the lhx5 gene encoding LIM/homeobox protein Lhx5 has translation MMVHCAGCERPILDRFLLNVLDRAWHAKCVQCCECNCNLTEKCFSRDGKLYCKMDFFRRFGTKCAGCLQGISPSDLVRKARSKVFHLNCFTCMVCNKQLSTGEELYVIDENKFVCKEDYSSSGAINEVNLNSVSSCTDRSLSPDLQDPIQDDIKETDNSTSSDKETNNIENEEQNSGTKRRGPRTTIKAKQLETLKAAFVATPKPTRHIREQLAQETGLNMRVIQVWFQNRRSKERRMKQLSALGARRHAFFRGPRRMRPLGGRLEDPDILGPGAYGYYGEYQGDYYGPGSNYDFFPHGPPSSQAQSPAESLYVLGSGPGAMEGSGHHPSDDQRFTDMISHAETPSPEPGLPSSLQPVPGDAYGGGPSPPFSLASNSSYSAPMSHQGQEMGETTAW, from the exons ATGATGGTCCACTGTGCCGGGTGCGAGCGGCCCATCCTGGACCGGTTCCTCCTCAACGTGCTGGACAGAGCCTGGCACGCCAAGTGCGTCCAGTGCTGCGAGTGCAACTGCAACCTCACCGAGAAGTGCTTCTCCAGGGACGGGAAGCTCTATTGCAAAATGGACTTTTTCAG GCGCTTTGGCACTAAATGCGCGGGCTGTCTGCAGGGAATCTCGCCAAGCGACCTGGTGCGCAAAGCCCGCAGCAAGGTGTTCCATCTCAACTGCTTCACCTGCATGGTGTGCAACAAGCAGCTGTCCACGGGAGAGGAGCTCTATGTCATAGACGAGAACAAGTTCGTGTGCAAAGAAGATTACTCGAGCTCCGGGGCCATTAATGAAGTCAACTTAAATTCAG TGTCATCGTGTACAGACAGGAGTTTATCGCCGGATCTGCAGGACCCAATACAGGACGACATAAAGGAGACGGACAATTCCACGTCCTCAGATAAGGAAACGAACAATATTGAGAACGAGGAGCAGAACTCTGGGACCAAACGGCGGGGGCCCCGGACCACCATCAAGGCCAAGCAGCTGGAGACGTTAAAGGCCGCGTTCGTCGCCACGCCGAAACCGACCCGGCACATCCGGGAACAGCTGGCCCAGGAAACGGGACTAAACATGCGAGTCATCCAG GTTTGGTTCCAGAACAGAAGATCCAAAGAGCGACGAATGAAGCAGCTGAGTGCTCTGGGGGCCCGGCGGCACGCCTTCTTCAGGGGCCCGAGGAGGATGAGGCCCCTGGGAGGCAGGCTGGAGGATCCTGACATTTTAGGACCTGGGGCCTACGGCTACTACGGAG AATACCAAGGCGACTATTATGGACCAGGGAGTAACTACGACTTCTTCCCTCACGGCCCCCCATCCTCGCAGGCTCAGTCTCCAGCCGAGTCTCTCTACGTCCTGGGCTCTGGACCCGGAGCCATGGAGGGATCAGGGCACCACCCTTCAGACGACCAAAGGTTCACGGACATGATCTCCCACGCGGAAACCCCCAGTCCGGAGCCGGGCTTACCGAGCTCCCTGCAGCCTGTCCCGGGGGACGCTTACGGGGGCGGACCCAGTCCTCCTTTCTCCTTGGCTAGTAACTCCAGCTACAGCGCTCCGATGTCCCACCAAGGACAGGAGATGGGTGAAACCACAGCCTGGTAA